A region of Peromyscus maniculatus bairdii isolate BWxNUB_F1_BW_parent chromosome 7, HU_Pman_BW_mat_3.1, whole genome shotgun sequence DNA encodes the following proteins:
- the Cxcr5 gene encoding C-X-C chemokine receptor type 5: MNYPLTLDMDLITYNLDDLYKEFAIYNNSTEIPLQESRFCSTVEGPLLTSFKAIFMPVAYSLIFLLGMMGNILVLVILERHRHTRSSTETFLFHLALADLLLVFILPFAVAEGSVGWVLGTFLCKIVIALHKINFYCSSLLLACIAVDRYLAIVHAVHAYRRRRLLSIHITCATIWLAGFLFALPEVLFAKVGQPHNNDSLPQCSFSQENEAETRAWFTSRFLYHIGGFLLPMLVMSWCYVGVVHRLCQAQRRPQRQKAVRVAILVTSIFFLCWSPYHVVIFLDTLERLKAVDSSCELNGYLSVAITVCEFLGLAHCCLNPMLYTFAGVKFRSDLSRLLTKLGCAGPASLCQLFPSWRKSSLSESENATSLTTF; this comes from the exons ATGAACTACCCACTAACCCTGGACATGGACCTCATCACCTATAACCTGGACGACCTG TACAAGGAATTTGCCATCTACAATAACAGCACCGAGATCCCCCTACAGGAAAGCCGCTTCTGCTCCACAGTGGAGGGACCCCTGCTGACCTCCTTCAAGGCGATCTTCATGCCTGTGGCCTATAGCCTCATCTTCCTCCTGGGGATGATGGGGAACATCCTCGTGCTTGTCATCCTGGAGCGGCACCGGCATACTCGAAGCTCAACAGAGACCTTCCTGTTCCACCTGGCGCTGGCCGACCTTCTCCTCGTCTTTATCCTGCCTTTCGCAGTGGCCGAGGGCTCCGTGGGCTGGGTCCTGGGGACCTTCCTCTGCAAAATTGTGATCGCCCTGCACAAGATCAATTTCTACTGCAGCAGCCTGCTGCTGGCCTGCATAGCCGTCGACCGTTACCTGGCCATCGTCCATGCTGTCCATGcctaccgccgccgccgcctcctctcCATCCACATCACCTGCGCGACCatttggctggctggcttcctgtTTGCCCTGCCAGAAGTCCTCTTTGCCAAGGTTGGCCAGCCTCATAACAATGACTCTCTGCCACAGTGCAGCTTCTCTCAAGAGAACGAAGCTGAAACCAGAGCCTGGTTCACCTCCCGTTTCCTCTACCATATCGGGGGCTTCCTGCTACCAATGCTGGTGATGAGCTGGTGTTATGTGGGAGTGGTCCACAGGCTATGCCAGGCCCAGAGGCGTCCTCAGCGACAGAAAGCAGTCCGGGTGGCCATCTTAGTGACaagtattttcttcctttgctggTCACCCTACCACGTTGTCATTTTCCTAGACACGCTGGAGAGGCTGAAGGCCGTGGACAGCAGCTGCGAACTGAACGGCTATCTCTCGGTGGCCATCACCGTGTGTGAGTTCCTGGGCCTGGCTCACTGCTGTCTCAATCCCATGCTCTATACCTTCGCTGGCGTCAAGTTCCGCAGTGACCTGTCTCGGCTTCTGACGAAGCTGGGCTGTGCTGGCCCAGCCTCCCTTTGCCAGCTTTTCCCCAGCTGGCGCAAGAGCAGTCTTTCTGAGTCAGAGAATGCCACCTCTCTTACCACCTTCTAG
- the Bcl9l gene encoding B-cell CLL/lymphoma 9-like protein isoform X3, which translates to MHPENKLTNHGKTGNGGAQSQHQNVNQGPTCNLGSKGVGAGSHGAKANQISPSNSSLKNPQAGVPPFSSLKGKVKRERSVSVDSGEQREAGTPSLDSEAKEVAPRSKRRCVLERKQPYSGDEWCSGPDSEEDDKPIGAAHNCNVADPAMAAPQLGPGQTAQLPLSESSAPGPPHGPPPGLRPDVPGGGGGGVSGKPPSQFVYVFTTHLANTAAEAVLQGRAESILAYHQQNVPRAKLDQAPKVPPTPEPLPLNTPSAGTPQSQPPPLPPPPAAPGSAPPALPPEGPPEDTSQDLAPNSVGAASTGGGTGGTHPNTPTAATANNPLPPGGDAGSAPGSALLGEATPTGNGQRNLVGSEGLSKEQLEHRERSLQTLRDIERLLLRSGETEPFLKGPPGGAGEGGPPAQAPSAAQQPPSAPPSGLKKYEEPLQSMISQTQSLGGPPLEHEVPGHPQGGDMGQQMNMMMQRLGQDSLTPEQVAWRKLQEEYYEEKRRKEEQIGLHAGRPLQDMVGMGGMMGRGPPPPYHSKPGDQWPPGMGAQLRGPMDVQDPMQLRAGPPFPGPRFPGNQMQRVPGFGSIQSMPMEVPMNAMQRPVRPGMGWTEDLPPIGGPSNFAQNAVPYPGGQGEAERFMTPRVREELLRHQLLEKRSMGMQRPLGMAGSGMGQSMEMDRMIQAHRQMDPTMFPGQMTGGDGLAGTPMGIEFGGGRGLLSPPMGQSGLREVDPPMGPGNLNMNMNVNMNMNMNLNVQMTPQQQMLMSQKMRGPGDMMGPQGLSPEEMARVRAQNSSGMMGGPQKMLMSSQFPNQGQQGFSGGQGPYQAMPQDMGNTQDMFSPDQSSMPMGTVGTTRLSHMPLPPASNPPPGSVHSAPNRGLGRRPSDLTISINQMGSPGMGHLKSPTLSQVHSPLVTSPSANLKSPQTPSQMVPLPSANPPGPLKSPQVLSSSLVRSPTGSPSRLKSPSMAVPSPGWVASPKTAMPSPGVSQSKQPPLSINSSSTLGNMEQGTLPPSGPRNSSSAPPANPPSGLMNPSLPFTSSPDPTPSQNPLSLMMSQMSKYAMPSSTPLYHNAIKTIATSDDELLPDRPLLPPPPPPQGSGPGISNNQPNQMHLNSAAAQSPMGMNLPGQQPLSHEPPPTMLPSPTPLGSNIPLHPNAQGTGGPSQNSMMMAPGGPDSLNTPCGPVPSSSQMMPFPPRLQQPHGAMAPTGGGGGGPGLQQHYPSGMPLPPEDLPNQPPGPIPPQQHLMGKGMAGRMGDAYPPGVLPGVASVLNDPELSEVIRPTPTGIPEFDLSRIIPSEKPSSTLQYFPKSENQPPKAQPPNLHLMNLQNMMAEQTPSRPPNLPGQQGVQRGLSMSMCHPGQMSLLGRTGVPPQQGMVPHGLHQGVMSPPQGLMTQQNFMLMKQRGVGGEVYTQPPHMLSPQGSLMGPPPQQNLMVSHPLRQRSVSLDSQMGYLPAPGSMANLPF; encoded by the exons ATTGTAATGTAGCAGACCCAGCCATGGCGGCCCCACAGCTGGGTCCTGGCCAAACTGCCCAACTGCCCCTCAGTGAAAGCAGTGCACCAGGCCCCCCCCACGGCCCCCCACCGGGCCTTCGGCCAGAtgttcctgggggtgggggtgggggcgtctCAGGAAAGCCTCCGTCGCAGTTCGTGTATGTCTTCACCACCCACCTGGCCAACAC GGCTGCAGAGGCCGTGCTGCAGGGCCGGGCAGAGTCCATCCTCGCCTACCACCAGCAGAATGTGCCCCGGGCCAAGCTGGACCAG GCCCCTAAAGTGCCACCCACCCCGGAGCCACTACCCCTGAACACGCCGTCAGCAGGTACACCACAGTCTCAGCCACCTCCATTGCCGCCGCCACCCGCAGCCCCTGGCAGTGcccctcctgccctgcccccagaGGGGCCTCCTGAAGACACCAGCCAGGACCTGGCCCCCAACTCCGTGGGAGCTGCCAGCACAGGTGGTGGGACCGGGGGCACCCACCCTAACACCCCAACGGCCGCCACTGCTAACAACCCCCTGCCTCCTGGAGGAGACGCCGGCAGCGCCCCTGGCTCAGCCCTATTGGGGGAGGCCACGCCCACAGGAAATGGGCAGCGGAACCTGGTGGGCTCCGAGGGCCTGTCCAAAGAGCAGCTGGAGCACCGGGAACGCTCCCTCCAGACGCTGCGGGACATTGAGAGGCTGCTGCTCCGGAGCGGGGAGACGGAGCCCTTCCTCAAGGGGCCGCCTGGAGGAGCTGGTGAGGGGGGCCCACCTGCGCAAGCTCCCTCCGCCGCTCAGCAGCCTCCCTCAGCCCCTCCCAGTGGGCTGAAGAAGTACGAGGAGCCCTTGCAGTCGATGATTTCGCAGACACAGAGCCTAGGGGGCCCCCCACTGGAGCATGAAGTGCCGGGACACCCCCAGGGTGGGGACATGGGACAGCAGATGAACATGATGATGCAGAGACTGGGCCAGGACAGCCTGACACCTGAGCAGGTGGCCTGGCGCAAACTGCAGGAAGAGTACTACGAGGAGAAGCGGCGGAAAGAGGAGCAGATCGGATTGCACGCCGGCCGCCCTCTGCAGGACATGGTGGGCATGGGGGGTATGATGGGAAGGGGGCCCCCACCTCCTTACCACAGCAAGCCTGGGGATCAGTGGCCCCCTGGAATGGGTGCTCAGCTCCGAGGACCTATGGATGTCCAAGATCCCATGCAGCTCCGAGCCGGACCTCCCTTCCCTGGCCCCCGTTTCCCGGGCAACCAGATGCAAAGGGTGCCTGGGTTTGGGAGTATACAGAGTATGCCCATGGAGGTACCCATGAATGCCATGCAGAGACCTGTAAGGCCAGGCATGGGCTGGACCGAAGACTTGCCTCCTATTGGGGGGCCCAGCAATTTCGCCCAGAATGCCGTGCCCTATCCAGGCGGGCAGGGTGAGGCAGAGCGATTCATGACCCCTCGAGTCCGGGAGGAGCTGTTGAGGCACCAGTTGCTGGAAAAGCGGTCAATGGGCATGCAGCGCCCCCTGGGCATGGCCGGTAGTGGCATGGGACAGAGCATGGAAATGGACCGAATGATACAGGCACATCGACAGATGGATCCCACCATGTTTCCGGGGCAGATGACTGGTGGAGATGGCCTGGCCGGCACTCCCATGGGCATAGAGTTCGGTGGAGGCCGGGGCCTCCTGAGCCCTCCAATGGGACAGTCTGGGCTGAGGGAGGTAGACCCGCCTATGGGGCCGGGCAACCTCAACATGAACATGAATGTgaacatgaacatgaacatgaaCCTGAATGTGCAGATGACGCCACAGCAGCAGATGCTGATGTCACAGAAGATGCGAGGCCCTGGAGACATGATGGGGCCTCAGGGCCTTAGTCCTGAAGAGATGGCCCGGGTTCGGGCCCAGAACAGCAGTGGCATGATGGGTGGTCCACAGAAGATGCTTATGTCTTCCCAGTTTCCCAACCAGGGCCAGCAGGGATTCTCTGGGGGTCAGGGACCCTACCAAGCCATGCCCCAGGATATGGGCAACACTCAAGACATGTTCAGCCCTGATCAGAGTTCAATGCCCATGGGCACTGTGGGTACCACCCGGCTCAGCCATATGCCTCTGCCCCCTGCATCCAATCCTCCTCCTGGGTCTGTGCATTCAGCCCCCAACAGGGGACTAGGCAGACGGCCTTCAGACCTCACCATCAGTATTAATCAGATGGGCTCACCAGGTATGGGGCATCTGAAGTCACCCACCCTTAGCCAGGTGCACTCACCCCTGGTCACCTCACCCTCTGCCAACCTCAAGTCACCCCAGACTCCCTCACAGATGGTGCCCTTGCCTTCTGCCAACCCGCCAGGACCTCTCAAGTCTCCCCAGGTCCTCAGCTCCTCTCTCGTACGGTCACCCACTGGCTCACCCAGCCGACTCAAGTCCCCCTCCATGGCGGTGCCTTCTCCAGGCTGGGTCGCCTCTCCCAAGACAGCCATGCCTAGCCCTGGGGTCTCCCAGAGTAAGCAGCCGCCTCTCAGCATAAACTCTTCCTCTACCCTGGGCAACATGGAACAGG GTACCCTCCCACCTAGTGGCCCCCGGAACAGCTCCTCAGCGCCTCCTGCCAATCCTCCCAGTGGCCTCATGAACCCCAGCCTACCGTTCACATCTTCCCCGGACCCCACGCCGTCCCAGAACCCTCTGTCACTGATGATGTCTCAGATGTCCAAGTATGCCATGCCCAGCTCTACCCCGCTGTACCACAATGCCATCAAGACCATCGCCACCTCAGACGACGAGCTGCTACCTGACCGGCCCCtgttacccccacccccaccaccgcAGGGCTCCGGGCCAG GCATCAGCAATAACCAGCCCAACCAGATGCACCTGAACTCTGCTGCTGCCCAGAGCCCCATGGGCATGAACTTGCCAGGCCAGCAGCCCCTGTCCCATGAGCCCCCACCAACCATGTTGCCCTCTCCTACCCCTCTGGGGTCCAACATTCCACTGCACCCCAATGCACAGGGGACAGGGGGCCCTTCTCAAAACTCGATGATGATGGCCCCAGGAGGCCCAGACTCCCTAAATACCCCTTGTGGCCCTgtgcccagctcctcccagatgaTGCCCTTTCCTCCTCGGCTACAGCAGCCCCACGGTGCCATGGCccccactgggggtgggggtggggggcctggCCTGCAGCAGCACTACCCTTCCGGCATGCCACTGCCCCCTGAGGACTTGCCCAACCAGCCACCTGGCCCCATACCCCCCCAGCAGCACCTGATGGGCAAAGGCATGGCTGGCCGCATGGGCGATGCATACCCCCCCGGGGTGCTTCCTGGGGTGGCATCAGTACTGAACGACCCAGAGCTGAGTGAGGTGATCCGGCCCACCCCTACCGGCATTCCTGAATTCGACTTATCCAGGATCATCCCCTCTGAGAAGCCGAGCAGCACCCTCCAGTACTTCCCCAAGAGTGAGAACCAGCCCCCCAAGGCTCAGCCCCCCAACCTGCATCTCATGAACTTGCAGAACATGATGGCGGAGCAGACCCCCTCCCGGCCTCCCAACCTCCCAGGCCAACAGGGGGTCCAGCGGGGGCTGAGCATGTCCATGTGTCACCCTGGACAGATGTCCTTGCTGGGCAGGACAGGTGTGCCCCCACAGCAGGGCATGGTGCCCCACGGCCTGCACCAGGGGGTCATGTCCCCACCACAAGGCCTCATGACCCAGCAGAATTTTATGCTGATGAAGCAACGTGGTGTGGGGGGTGAGGTCTACACCCAGCCTCCCCACATGCTCTCCCCACAGGGCTCCCTCATgggccccccaccccagcagaacCTCATGGTGTCCCACCCTCTGCGGCAGCGCAGTGTGTCTCTGGACAGCCAGATGGGCTACCTCCCAGCGCCGGGCAGCATGGCCAATCTACCCTTCTAG